One segment of Candidatus Manganitrophus noduliformans DNA contains the following:
- a CDS encoding sigma-54 interaction domain-containing protein, producing MIEEKNDRMEGAFSMKEIIGKSEPMMEVFKMIRLAAETDLSVMVIGESGTGKELVARAIHNASVRRKGPFIPVNIGALTPDLVSNELFGHERGAFTGAHAQASGAFERADGGTLFLDEIGTMDQKTQVTLLRAIEDKAFYRVGGKDLIHVDVRILCATNEDLQAAVQKETFRKDLYFRLEGFIIRLPSLQERKEDIPLLAREFLHEYNEKYKKSITEFSTEALDLFVNYPWPGNVRELKNVIQRAVLLTPRNVIIPEYLPRRFQLKSVPNNKIVFDVGTSLGDAEKTLIIRTLKDRKGNKTATAKILGISRRSLYNKIQQLNIKV from the coding sequence ATGATAGAAGAAAAGAACGATCGAATGGAAGGAGCATTCTCCATGAAAGAGATCATCGGTAAAAGCGAGCCGATGATGGAAGTGTTCAAGATGATCCGGCTCGCCGCGGAAACCGACCTCTCCGTCATGGTCATCGGAGAGAGCGGCACGGGGAAAGAATTGGTCGCGCGCGCCATTCACAATGCCAGCGTCCGCCGAAAAGGCCCCTTTATTCCGGTGAATATCGGCGCGCTGACCCCCGATCTGGTCTCGAACGAGCTCTTCGGGCATGAGCGGGGGGCCTTCACCGGAGCGCATGCGCAGGCCTCGGGCGCTTTCGAGCGCGCCGACGGCGGGACCCTCTTCCTCGATGAGATCGGGACGATGGATCAGAAAACGCAGGTCACCCTGCTGCGGGCGATCGAAGACAAAGCCTTCTATCGGGTGGGAGGAAAAGATCTGATCCATGTCGATGTCCGCATCCTCTGCGCCACGAATGAAGATCTGCAGGCGGCCGTTCAGAAAGAGACCTTCCGAAAAGACCTCTATTTTCGTCTGGAAGGGTTCATCATCCGCCTGCCGTCGCTCCAAGAGCGCAAGGAAGATATCCCGCTCCTGGCCCGCGAGTTCCTGCACGAGTACAATGAAAAATACAAAAAGAGCATCACCGAGTTTTCCACCGAGGCGCTCGACCTCTTCGTCAATTATCCCTGGCCGGGGAATGTCCGCGAGTTAAAGAACGTCATCCAGCGCGCGGTGCTGCTGACCCCCCGCAACGTCATCATTCCCGAGTACCTTCCCCGGCGGTTCCAGTTAAAGAGCGTTCCCAACAATAAAATCGTCTTCGACGTGGGGACCTCCCTGGGAGACGCGGAGAAGACCCTCATCATCCGCACGCTGAAAGACCGGAAGGGGAACAAAACGGCGACGGCGAAAATTCTCGGGATCAGCCGCAGATCGCTTTATAACAAGATCCAGCAGTTGAATATCAAAGTCTGA
- the csb2 gene encoding type I-G CRISPR-associated protein Csb2, whose product MITLNIRFIAGRYHATPWGRHVNEGAIEWPPSPWRILRGLIAAWHRKFSTDIPEPAVRNIVENLTALPLFHLPKATLGHTRHFMPQRDPLGRDKTKIFDAFISILPDDPVSVIWPSVTLEQDQLLLLQRLTSGLGCLGRAESWVSIEVSDKWDGVSNCEQIENGEKVEGERVRTMAVLTPEEYSVWLTHFSIQPIGPELATKKKNRSKKDTLSAAPTDLWGALHAETSDLQKQGWSFPPGSRWVDYSRPDDAFQVVYQRRPMMKEIHNPTVARYALAGSVLPQLTDSLFIGERIRQALMSRSKGLGDDEHALPVFSGKGKDGTALTKNHVHAFYLPTDEDGDRKLDHINVYSSTGFDQRAQIALYRLDKLWGPLEHDIFTVLIGLGHVEDYGGFDERKGQAPQLARSKVWVSATPYLLTRHPKKNGKDSPESQLRLDLTRRGLPEPIRIDPVDHTTVLNKKIRWLEFRRIRTKGEGRLADPRGYGFRIEFPIEVPGPIALGYGCHFGLGQFIAIKE is encoded by the coding sequence ATGATCACCTTAAATATCCGGTTCATAGCCGGCCGATATCACGCGACCCCGTGGGGTCGGCATGTTAATGAGGGAGCGATCGAATGGCCGCCGTCTCCCTGGCGGATTTTGAGAGGGCTCATTGCCGCCTGGCATCGAAAGTTTTCAACCGATATTCCCGAACCTGCCGTTCGCAACATTGTTGAAAACTTAACAGCGCTTCCTTTGTTTCATCTTCCAAAAGCCACACTGGGGCACACGCGGCACTTCATGCCGCAGAGAGATCCGCTTGGCCGGGACAAAACGAAAATCTTTGATGCTTTTATTTCAATCCTGCCCGATGATCCGGTTTCAGTGATCTGGCCCTCGGTCACACTGGAACAAGATCAGTTACTCCTCCTTCAACGATTAACCTCCGGTCTCGGTTGCCTGGGCCGCGCGGAAAGCTGGGTCAGCATCGAGGTCTCAGACAAGTGGGACGGGGTCTCGAACTGCGAACAGATCGAAAACGGCGAGAAAGTAGAAGGAGAGCGGGTTCGAACCATGGCTGTACTGACACCAGAGGAGTATTCAGTCTGGTTGACTCATTTCAGCATTCAACCCATTGGCCCGGAACTCGCTACCAAAAAAAAGAACAGAAGTAAAAAGGACACACTTTCTGCTGCCCCAACCGATCTATGGGGTGCGCTTCACGCTGAAACAAGCGACTTGCAAAAACAAGGCTGGTCATTCCCTCCGGGAAGCAGATGGGTTGATTACAGCCGTCCGGATGATGCATTTCAGGTCGTCTACCAACGGAGGCCGATGATGAAAGAAATCCATAACCCGACCGTGGCCAGATACGCGCTTGCAGGCTCCGTCCTTCCTCAACTGACGGACAGTCTGTTTATTGGCGAGCGAATACGCCAGGCGCTCATGTCTAGATCAAAAGGGCTCGGTGACGATGAACATGCGTTGCCAGTTTTCTCCGGCAAAGGGAAAGATGGTACGGCCCTAACCAAAAATCATGTTCATGCCTTTTACCTCCCCACGGATGAAGATGGCGATCGGAAGCTCGACCATATTAACGTCTACTCCTCAACCGGATTCGATCAAAGGGCGCAGATCGCTTTGTACAGACTCGACAAGCTGTGGGGTCCTCTGGAACATGACATCTTCACCGTCCTTATAGGTCTTGGCCATGTAGAAGACTATGGCGGATTTGATGAACGGAAAGGTCAAGCGCCTCAATTAGCTCGATCGAAAGTTTGGGTTTCAGCAACTCCTTATCTGCTCACACGCCATCCGAAGAAGAATGGAAAGGATTCTCCAGAATCTCAACTGCGATTAGATCTGACCCGCCGAGGGTTGCCGGAGCCCATTAGAATTGACCCGGTGGATCATACCACCGTGTTGAATAAAAAGATCCGTTGGCTTGAGTTCCGGCGGATCAGAACAAAGGGTGAAGGCAGGCTCGCCGATCCACGAGGATATGGGTTCAGAATTGAATTCCCCATTGAGGTCCCCGGCCCGATTGCCCTGGGTTATGGATGTCACTTCGGTCTGGGCCAGTTCATCGCGATTAAAGAGTAG
- a CDS encoding cytochrome ubiquinol oxidase subunit I — protein MEESLLASRLAIAITASLHSLFATFIVGGMLLGATAESVGVLTREPRYERLSHSIARTLVLMSATVAFLGVVLVFLLTILWPAFWTLLFRIMFWPLIFEASMFLGEAACLYPWYYSWGKWPRKTHLFVAWLGATFGVIAMVMIDIVGSFMLTPGPVEPFFKRAINPTMVQLTLHRFAGNLSWFGFGIAALSAIRYLRTKDPEERAYHEWVGAFSVIVGFGFLLLMPIIGFSYLKAVRFASEGAFSRLMLGEKSWIFVLQVLLINVLFIAGTWYMFRMAYFRYKENPHFKRYRLITFIVMGIAAIVFVMPYQVRYIPFAEYFTSAEVNPWGKMQPHKYIAMGVLIGLGILNYGFYLSALRFKTEWGGGGRFPQALLIILGLFTIFSMINMGYARENARYPYLIYGKMTMEDEREIGLGGGRSTREAPDRQRKSPDDRNDPNPRGSEEMRRR, from the coding sequence ATGGAGGAATCGTTACTCGCAAGCCGATTGGCGATCGCAATCACCGCGTCGCTGCACTCTCTCTTCGCCACCTTCATCGTCGGGGGGATGCTCTTGGGCGCCACGGCCGAATCGGTCGGGGTGCTCACCCGCGAGCCGCGCTACGAGCGGCTCTCCCATTCGATCGCCCGCACCCTCGTGCTGATGAGCGCGACGGTGGCCTTTTTGGGGGTGGTCCTCGTTTTCTTGCTGACGATCCTCTGGCCGGCCTTCTGGACCCTTCTTTTTCGGATCATGTTCTGGCCGCTGATCTTCGAGGCGTCGATGTTCTTGGGGGAGGCCGCCTGTCTCTATCCCTGGTATTACAGCTGGGGAAAATGGCCGCGGAAAACCCATCTGTTCGTCGCCTGGCTGGGGGCGACCTTCGGGGTGATCGCGATGGTGATGATCGACATCGTCGGCTCTTTCATGCTGACCCCCGGCCCGGTCGAGCCGTTTTTCAAACGGGCCATCAACCCGACGATGGTTCAACTGACCCTTCATCGCTTCGCCGGAAATCTGTCGTGGTTTGGCTTCGGCATCGCCGCGCTTTCGGCCATCCGTTATTTGCGGACGAAAGATCCGGAAGAGCGGGCCTATCATGAATGGGTCGGCGCCTTTTCGGTGATTGTCGGGTTCGGATTTCTTCTTCTGATGCCGATCATCGGGTTTTCCTATCTGAAAGCGGTCCGCTTCGCCTCCGAGGGGGCGTTCAGCCGGCTGATGCTCGGCGAGAAATCGTGGATCTTCGTTCTCCAGGTCCTCCTGATCAACGTTCTCTTTATCGCCGGAACCTGGTACATGTTCCGGATGGCCTACTTTCGGTACAAAGAAAACCCCCATTTCAAGCGGTACCGTCTGATCACCTTCATCGTGATGGGAATCGCGGCGATCGTTTTCGTGATGCCTTACCAGGTCCGCTACATCCCCTTCGCCGAGTATTTCACCTCGGCCGAGGTCAATCCCTGGGGAAAGATGCAGCCGCATAAATACATTGCGATGGGGGTCCTGATCGGATTGGGAATCCTCAACTACGGCTTCTATCTCAGCGCCCTGCGCTTCAAGACGGAGTGGGGGGGAGGAGGGCGTTTCCCTCAAGCGCTTCTGATCATCCTCGGCCTCTTTACGATCTTCTCGATGATCAACATGGGTTATGCCCGGGAGAACGCGCGGTATCCCTATCTGATCTACGGCAAAATGACGATGGAAGATGAAAGAGAAATCGGCTTGGGAGGGGGCCGTTCGACGCGCGAAGCTCCCGACCGCCAAAGAAAGAGCCCCGACGATCGGAATGATCCGAACCCTCGGGGCTCTGAAGAAATGAGGAGACGCTGA
- the cas8g1 gene encoding type I-G CRISPR-associated protein Cas8g1/Csx17 translates to MNDLILSGCRPEPLANYLKALGVLRLLGEQADPNVRGGWKQDEFILRSSLDREKLEQFFLQDYPPTPIVAPWNGGSGFYPKDKKEGIDALCTSPAQRFSDYRQTISIAQNLIESLGLSEKSSGEQKQLLLRQCRNHFPDKAVAWLDAAYILTEHEAKYPPLLGTGGNDGRLEFTNNFMQRLIDIFDIGMGTPTAFSRSWLSGALFNEPVQKLLADKPIGQFYPGAAGGANSSVGFSSKSLINPWDFILMIEGALLFAAAATKRLRAGTTVELGYPFSTRAAGVGYGTASTADETSRGELWIPLWESPSLLSEVITLFSEGRAQAGRRPAKNSVDFAQALAMLGTDRGINEFLRYGFQERNGLAYFATPLGRWRAKARPKANLLDQVGSWIDSFRHKAMGNTAPERIKRTFRAVEEAIMNFCKPGGPAQMTEIVIALGQAERALAGSPRFREEAFAKPILLSEEWIEALDNGREKAEFHLALALASMGIRKNLEPVEVRPGKVSWLDQKNPPHVVWRDGSLVNNLTAALLRRCLDAESLDGKYRAGLGEIAAFISVDVDDSRLEKLLWGLSLIDWPKGTTAASHRIEGRVTPLLYDLLKLTCLHEPLKDTPIPLNTAILTRAASGDAAAASKLAAQRLTGSGFHPLVNLITEPSKKTQRIAAALIFPISRSDIYRLVKRILKVSEPAQR, encoded by the coding sequence ATGAATGATCTGATACTTTCTGGATGTAGACCGGAACCGCTGGCCAACTATCTCAAGGCCCTCGGGGTATTACGGCTCTTGGGAGAACAGGCTGACCCAAATGTCCGTGGCGGATGGAAACAAGATGAGTTTATTCTCCGATCGAGCCTTGATCGAGAAAAACTGGAGCAGTTCTTTTTGCAGGATTATCCGCCAACGCCCATTGTCGCCCCGTGGAATGGGGGAAGTGGATTTTATCCGAAAGACAAAAAAGAGGGAATCGATGCCCTATGTACTTCTCCGGCTCAACGATTCTCCGATTACCGGCAAACGATTTCTATCGCTCAAAACTTAATCGAATCACTTGGGTTGTCCGAAAAATCGAGTGGCGAGCAAAAGCAACTCCTTTTACGTCAATGCCGAAATCATTTCCCGGATAAAGCAGTCGCCTGGCTGGATGCGGCGTATATCCTGACGGAACATGAAGCGAAATATCCACCTCTCCTCGGAACCGGTGGTAACGACGGGCGGTTGGAATTCACGAATAATTTCATGCAGCGCTTGATCGACATTTTCGATATCGGAATGGGTACGCCGACCGCTTTTTCCCGGTCATGGCTCTCCGGCGCTCTTTTCAACGAGCCTGTACAGAAGCTTTTAGCTGACAAACCGATTGGGCAATTTTATCCGGGCGCAGCGGGAGGGGCAAATTCGTCAGTAGGTTTTTCCTCAAAATCACTGATCAATCCTTGGGATTTCATTCTCATGATCGAAGGTGCGTTGCTCTTTGCGGCTGCGGCAACAAAGCGTCTTCGGGCCGGCACCACCGTAGAGTTGGGTTATCCCTTCAGCACACGAGCGGCCGGCGTTGGATATGGCACTGCCAGCACGGCAGATGAAACTTCCCGCGGTGAACTCTGGATCCCCTTATGGGAATCCCCTTCATTGCTCTCTGAAGTGATCACCCTTTTTTCTGAGGGAAGGGCGCAAGCGGGACGGCGCCCTGCTAAAAATAGTGTCGACTTCGCCCAGGCATTGGCAATGCTGGGAACGGATCGCGGCATCAATGAATTTCTTCGCTACGGCTTTCAGGAGAGAAACGGTCTCGCTTATTTTGCAACCCCTCTGGGGCGTTGGAGGGCCAAAGCCCGTCCTAAGGCAAATTTGCTGGATCAGGTCGGGTCCTGGATCGATTCGTTCAGGCATAAAGCGATGGGAAACACCGCCCCCGAACGGATAAAACGAACATTTCGCGCCGTCGAAGAAGCGATCATGAACTTCTGCAAACCCGGAGGGCCCGCCCAAATGACGGAGATCGTGATTGCACTGGGGCAGGCAGAGAGGGCCTTGGCGGGATCACCTCGATTTCGAGAAGAAGCGTTTGCCAAACCGATTCTTCTTTCCGAAGAGTGGATTGAAGCATTAGACAATGGGAGAGAAAAAGCCGAATTTCACCTCGCTTTAGCGCTGGCCTCGATGGGAATCCGGAAGAATTTAGAACCGGTCGAAGTCCGACCTGGTAAAGTAAGTTGGCTTGATCAAAAGAATCCTCCGCATGTGGTCTGGAGAGATGGATCGCTCGTTAATAATCTTACGGCCGCTCTACTTCGGCGATGTTTGGATGCTGAGTCCCTGGATGGAAAATACCGAGCGGGCCTGGGAGAAATTGCGGCCTTTATTTCTGTTGATGTCGATGATTCACGGCTTGAGAAACTTCTATGGGGACTCTCTCTCATTGACTGGCCAAAAGGCACAACCGCAGCCAGTCATCGCATTGAGGGCAGGGTTACGCCCCTGCTCTATGATCTCCTGAAATTGACATGTCTGCATGAGCCTTTAAAGGATACACCGATTCCGCTCAATACAGCGATTCTGACGAGAGCAGCCTCAGGGGATGCAGCCGCAGCCTCAAAGCTGGCAGCCCAACGTCTCACAGGCAGCGGGTTTCATCCCTTAGTAAACCTTATTACAGAGCCGAGCAAAAAAACTCAACGCATTGCAGCAGCATTGATCTTTCCAATTTCCAGATCAGATATTTACCGCCTCGTTAAACGAATTTTAAAAGTGTCCGAGCCGGCACAAAGATAG
- a CDS encoding BON domain-containing protein encodes MTEAIAKERWFLYIPDHITRGSPGSDRAGKAESPLDFLPLHGIVRRCDDAWYKYCSDINHDISHRSIHLSLILSLIGGDDRNRFHRERRMVPEKKEGFLSTDDREIGGRVLSSLKRSAVTEFPPDLRIAVSAGVVRLEGSVSLLAEKAMIEDAVRFTEGVLAVENALRIVPCSARRSS; translated from the coding sequence ATGACCGAGGCGATTGCGAAAGAACGGTGGTTTTTATACATTCCGGATCACATCACCCGCGGATCTCCCGGAAGCGATCGGGCGGGTAAAGCGGAGAGCCCCTTGGACTTCCTCCCTTTGCATGGCATCGTCCGCCGTTGCGACGATGCCTGGTACAAATATTGCTCCGATATCAATCATGATATTTCTCATCGTTCGATCCATTTGAGTCTCATTTTGAGTCTCATCGGCGGCGATGATCGAAATCGATTTCATCGGGAGCGAAGGATGGTTCCGGAGAAAAAAGAGGGGTTCCTCTCGACAGACGATCGGGAGATCGGGGGACGCGTCTTAAGCAGCCTCAAGCGCAGCGCCGTGACGGAGTTCCCGCCCGACCTTCGGATCGCCGTCTCCGCCGGGGTGGTCCGTCTGGAAGGGTCTGTCTCCCTGCTCGCCGAAAAAGCGATGATCGAAGACGCCGTCCGCTTTACCGAAGGGGTCTTGGCGGTCGAGAACGCGCTTCGGATCGTCCCCTGCTCCGCAAGGAGGTCTTCATGA
- a CDS encoding ubiquinol-cytochrome c reductase iron-sulfur subunit: protein MNQTTEEPIGRRHFMERAILGIFGALGLMLSAPIIGYILSPIFRVRENLAQSTRWAPIASLAEMESIGDLPRMFQVPYFVKEGWRTRETSRPVFAVKKGGKLALFSSFCTHLGCPTAWDEAKRMIICPCHGGLYNNFGEVIGGPPPRNLAEMEYKVENGLVYLKDPANVYEVGWKDPRRPA from the coding sequence ATGAATCAGACAACGGAAGAGCCGATCGGACGGCGGCATTTCATGGAACGGGCGATCCTGGGCATCTTCGGCGCTTTGGGCCTGATGCTCTCGGCGCCGATCATCGGCTACATCCTCTCGCCGATCTTCCGCGTCCGGGAGAACCTCGCCCAATCGACGCGGTGGGCGCCGATCGCCTCCCTGGCGGAAATGGAGTCGATCGGAGATCTCCCCCGGATGTTTCAGGTCCCCTATTTCGTGAAAGAGGGATGGCGGACGCGGGAGACCTCGCGGCCGGTCTTCGCGGTGAAGAAAGGGGGAAAGTTGGCCCTCTTCTCCTCTTTTTGCACCCATCTCGGCTGCCCGACCGCATGGGACGAGGCGAAGCGGATGATCATCTGCCCCTGCCACGGCGGACTCTATAACAACTTCGGGGAGGTGATCGGCGGCCCCCCGCCCCGGAACCTGGCGGAGATGGAATACAAGGTGGAGAACGGGCTGGTCTATCTGAAAGACCCGGCGAACGTTTACGAGGTCGGATGGAAAGATCCGAGGAGGCCGGCTTGA
- the gap gene encoding type I glyceraldehyde-3-phosphate dehydrogenase, with translation MRRIAINGFGRIGRAFLRIALQREEKDLEVVAVNDISDPESLAYAFKFDSVHGKWKHPFEVERNHFVADGKKIAVLNEADPSRLPWKEWDVEGVVECSGKFTNREGALKHLQAGARKVLVSAPARDADLTITMGVNEDRYDPRRHHIVSNASCTTNCIAPVAKVLNDAFTIEHALMNTVHAYTSSQVLLDRPKKKDKRRGRAAALSLIPTTTGAAIAATQALPELAGKIDGMAIRAPIPDVSILDLVAQTREPVDVEKVVEAFRKAEQNPRLAPILQVSEEELVSIDYIGSPYSAVIDAPSTMVVGEHLLRVLAWYDNEWGFSNRLVDVTKLL, from the coding sequence ATGAGACGGATTGCAATCAACGGATTCGGCCGGATCGGCCGCGCCTTTTTAAGAATCGCCCTTCAAAGAGAAGAGAAAGATCTGGAGGTCGTCGCCGTGAACGACATCTCCGATCCGGAGAGCCTCGCCTACGCGTTTAAATTCGATTCGGTTCACGGAAAATGGAAACATCCCTTCGAGGTGGAGCGGAACCATTTTGTCGCGGATGGGAAGAAAATTGCCGTGCTCAACGAGGCCGATCCCTCCCGTCTTCCCTGGAAAGAGTGGGACGTGGAAGGGGTGGTCGAATGCTCCGGGAAATTTACGAACCGCGAAGGGGCCTTGAAACATCTGCAAGCCGGCGCGCGGAAGGTGCTTGTTTCCGCCCCCGCCCGCGACGCCGATCTGACGATCACGATGGGGGTCAACGAGGATCGGTACGACCCCCGGCGCCATCACATCGTGTCGAACGCCTCCTGCACGACCAACTGCATCGCCCCCGTCGCCAAGGTGCTGAACGACGCCTTTACGATCGAGCATGCCCTGATGAACACGGTCCACGCCTATACTTCTTCCCAGGTCCTCCTCGACCGCCCGAAGAAAAAAGACAAACGAAGAGGCCGGGCCGCGGCCCTCTCCCTCATCCCGACCACCACCGGCGCGGCGATCGCGGCGACCCAGGCCCTTCCGGAGCTGGCGGGGAAAATCGACGGGATGGCGATTCGCGCCCCGATCCCGGACGTTTCGATCCTCGATCTGGTGGCCCAGACGCGGGAGCCGGTCGATGTGGAGAAGGTCGTCGAGGCCTTCCGGAAGGCGGAGCAGAACCCGCGCCTCGCCCCGATTTTGCAAGTTTCCGAAGAGGAGCTGGTCTCGATCGACTACATCGGCTCCCCCTACTCCGCCGTGATCGACGCGCCGTCGACGATGGTCGTCGGCGAGCACCTGCTCCGGGTTTTGGCCTGGTACGACAACGAATGGGGCTTCTCGAACCGCCTTGTCGATGTGACGAAACTTTTATAG
- a CDS encoding cytochrome b, with amino-acid sequence MERSEEAGLRHGMRQSLRDWFDERVGLDIFERMLQKPLPKRGAWFYTLGSATLSLITIQFVTGAFLMFYYVPDGEYAEQSIRYITEQVSYGWYLRSMHRWSANLLFVVIGLHMFRVFVSGSFKRPREMTWVIGALIFLTVIGIGLTGGLLPWDDNAHWIGTVFGNTLSYFPLVGPFLRSALLGGEHVGTLTLTRFYALHVWVLPLVLGILITLHLYLIRKHGLFGSVIEYRDQIAALKAKGVPRESIIVTKMTPDETEPFYPAQVFRDSIVAFGLITAVSLFSILFPFSPYRGEEPPPTEIIPRPEWFFWSVDEWLMFFPGRLIPIGLILVTLFFLFLPLIPFVERHPEVSPIRRPVPTIIGTWVYLFIIVLALMAGARILNY; translated from the coding sequence ATGGAAAGATCCGAGGAGGCCGGCTTGAGACACGGCATGAGACAATCGCTCCGGGATTGGTTCGACGAGCGGGTGGGGCTCGATATTTTCGAGCGGATGCTTCAGAAGCCGCTCCCGAAGCGGGGGGCCTGGTTTTATACCCTCGGGAGCGCCACCTTGTCTTTGATCACGATCCAGTTCGTCACCGGCGCCTTCTTGATGTTCTACTACGTCCCAGACGGGGAATACGCCGAGCAGTCGATCCGGTACATCACGGAGCAGGTGAGCTACGGCTGGTATCTGCGGAGCATGCACCGCTGGTCGGCGAACCTCCTCTTCGTCGTGATCGGACTCCACATGTTCCGCGTCTTCGTGAGCGGCTCGTTCAAGCGGCCGCGGGAGATGACCTGGGTCATCGGCGCGCTGATCTTTTTGACGGTGATCGGCATCGGCTTGACCGGCGGGCTTTTGCCGTGGGACGACAACGCCCATTGGATCGGAACGGTCTTCGGGAACACCCTCTCCTATTTCCCGTTGGTCGGCCCTTTTCTTCGCAGCGCGCTCCTGGGGGGAGAACATGTCGGCACCCTCACGCTGACCCGGTTCTACGCCCTGCATGTTTGGGTTCTCCCGCTGGTGCTCGGAATTTTGATTACATTGCACCTCTACCTGATCCGGAAGCACGGCCTCTTCGGGTCGGTCATCGAGTACCGCGATCAGATCGCGGCGCTGAAGGCGAAGGGGGTCCCGCGGGAATCGATCATCGTGACGAAAATGACCCCCGACGAGACGGAGCCTTTTTATCCCGCCCAGGTTTTCCGCGACTCGATCGTCGCCTTCGGCCTGATCACCGCCGTTTCGCTTTTTTCGATCCTCTTCCCCTTCTCCCCTTATCGGGGCGAAGAGCCGCCGCCGACCGAGATCATTCCCCGGCCGGAGTGGTTTTTCTGGTCGGTGGACGAGTGGCTGATGTTCTTTCCGGGGCGGTTGATCCCGATCGGGCTGATTCTCGTCACCCTCTTTTTTCTTTTTCTCCCCCTCATTCCGTTTGTCGAGCGCCACCCGGAGGTCAGCCCCATCCGAAGGCCGGTCCCGACGATCATCGGAACGTGGGTCTATCTTTTTATCATCGTCCTCGCCCTGATGGCGGGGGCGCGGATTCTCAACTACTGA
- the cas7g gene encoding type I-G CRISPR-associated RAMP protein Csb1/Cas7g, giving the protein MASKLDLKSLQDTPRLLIEVELQPIQGTRFQPTGFPDLGAATFTLHNDTSMLLVESAQSMANRLENICWDETNSDLTATLKGIPYIVVKENGKVITNSLLESHRLNSPYILEGTDKTFFKKLKAELGAFEERPVDLKLLAAILMKYDLNALLHGVFLAKSELAGGRLRLARSLSAFIEAKQVYVAASGGVKMDRVNPQGDTKKGFGHVPFHRNEFTAKEITAFFNLDIAQIRGYGLGENAEQLLVAVALFKIQKFLKEGLRLRTACDLEVVKTTVKRPENFEIPSLQNLEAALPPLIMAVAGEGRFASPAVTTVSFNGGNG; this is encoded by the coding sequence ATGGCCTCAAAATTGGATCTTAAGTCTCTTCAAGACACGCCCCGCCTCCTTATCGAAGTCGAACTTCAGCCAATCCAGGGGACCCGCTTTCAACCAACGGGCTTTCCCGATTTGGGTGCGGCGACATTCACCTTGCACAATGACACATCGATGCTCTTGGTCGAATCGGCACAAAGCATGGCGAACCGGTTAGAAAACATCTGCTGGGACGAAACGAACAGCGATCTTACCGCTACCCTTAAAGGGATCCCATATATCGTGGTCAAGGAGAACGGAAAGGTTATCACGAATTCCTTGCTGGAGTCTCATCGACTGAATTCCCCTTACATTCTGGAGGGCACCGATAAGACTTTTTTCAAAAAGCTAAAGGCAGAATTAGGAGCATTTGAAGAAAGGCCGGTCGACCTCAAACTCTTGGCCGCCATCCTAATGAAATATGACCTGAATGCCTTGTTGCATGGCGTCTTTTTAGCAAAGAGTGAATTAGCGGGGGGAAGACTCCGCTTAGCCAGGAGCCTCTCGGCTTTTATCGAAGCAAAACAGGTGTACGTCGCTGCAAGCGGTGGGGTCAAAATGGACCGGGTCAATCCACAAGGCGATACGAAAAAAGGGTTCGGCCATGTCCCTTTTCATCGAAATGAGTTTACCGCAAAGGAGATCACCGCTTTTTTCAACCTCGATATTGCCCAGATCCGAGGATATGGCCTGGGGGAAAACGCCGAACAGTTATTGGTCGCCGTTGCCTTATTTAAGATCCAGAAATTTTTAAAAGAAGGATTGCGCCTCAGAACGGCTTGCGATCTGGAAGTCGTCAAGACCACAGTAAAACGTCCGGAAAACTTTGAAATTCCATCTTTGCAGAACTTAGAGGCTGCATTGCCTCCGCTTATCATGGCAGTCGCCGGCGAAGGCAGATTTGCGAGCCCGGCGGTCACAACCGTCTCTTTTAACGGGGGCAATGGATGA